One genomic segment of Flagellimonas marinaquae includes these proteins:
- a CDS encoding tetratricopeptide repeat protein: MKSILVLFLIIIFKAGAQTSALAVADSLYVLGNYTAAINQYAKVDSPNSNLQIARAYNAIGNYEKAIVQYTATLDKKPDFEIARFELGKLLLKTKKFGSALETFHALLSSKNQNPEYFYYLGRTYESVNKTDKANKAFKTAVEMDSTHLRSLYALGKYYVGQEIKDSALVFIDKGLRFYENDVAMINLKALAFYNNGQFQLAIPHFEKLLELGEEKPFVFEKLAFCYFRNWQPQKALETYHRLSHFPDKIAAAYSGLGDVYFEEEQLDSAQFYIQKSIEARMALFPQEYASLGRIARLKGNTKKAMDYYVKAWEENKDNYLNYYQVCTLADEYYKDPKTRLSYYENLLDIYPDLVPYIKERVKKRVSELKEEIHFAGN, from the coding sequence TTGAAAAGCATACTTGTTCTCTTCCTGATTATAATTTTCAAAGCCGGTGCACAAACATCGGCTTTGGCCGTTGCCGATAGTTTGTATGTCTTGGGCAACTACACAGCAGCCATTAACCAATATGCAAAGGTGGATTCTCCAAATTCGAATCTTCAGATTGCGCGGGCATACAATGCCATAGGAAATTATGAAAAGGCCATTGTCCAGTACACCGCAACCTTGGACAAAAAACCTGATTTTGAGATTGCCCGTTTTGAACTCGGCAAACTTCTGTTGAAAACCAAAAAGTTTGGATCTGCCTTGGAAACCTTCCATGCCCTGTTATCGTCCAAAAATCAGAACCCAGAGTATTTCTATTATTTAGGCCGGACCTACGAATCGGTAAATAAAACCGACAAGGCGAACAAAGCTTTTAAAACGGCAGTAGAAATGGACAGTACCCATCTGCGGAGTTTGTACGCCTTGGGAAAATATTATGTGGGTCAGGAAATCAAGGATTCCGCCCTGGTATTTATTGATAAAGGACTTAGGTTTTACGAAAATGACGTTGCTATGATCAATTTAAAGGCCTTGGCTTTTTATAACAACGGTCAGTTTCAGTTGGCCATTCCCCACTTTGAAAAATTATTGGAATTGGGCGAGGAAAAACCTTTTGTATTCGAAAAACTTGCATTTTGCTATTTTAGGAACTGGCAGCCCCAAAAAGCATTGGAAACGTATCACAGATTGAGCCATTTTCCGGATAAAATAGCTGCAGCATATTCAGGCCTGGGCGATGTGTATTTTGAGGAAGAGCAATTGGACAGTGCGCAGTTTTATATCCAAAAATCAATCGAAGCGCGAATGGCCCTATTCCCGCAAGAATATGCCAGCCTTGGCCGTATCGCCAGACTAAAGGGAAATACCAAAAAAGCCATGGATTACTATGTAAAAGCATGGGAAGAAAACAAGGACAACTATTTGAACTATTATCAGGTATGCACCTTGGCCGATGAATACTACAAAGATCCAAAAACACGTTTATCCTATTACGAAAACTTGCTCGATATTTACCCCGATTTGGTTCCGTACATTAAGGAAAGGGTAAAAAAACGTGTCAGCGAATTAAAGGAGGAAATCCATTTTGCGGGGAACTGA
- the ruvC gene encoding crossover junction endodeoxyribonuclease RuvC translates to MASEKIILGIDPGTTIMGFGIIKVINKQMHFVQMNELMLKKYDDPYTKLKLIFERTLELIDTYHPDEIAIEAPFYGKNVQSMLKLGRAQGVAMAAGLSRQVPITEYMPKKIKMAITGNGNASKEQVARMLQSVLKLKSLPKNLDSTDGLAAAVCHFYNEGRVEVGKSYTGWEAFIKQNPNKVKKQ, encoded by the coding sequence TTGGCATCAGAAAAGATAATATTGGGAATAGACCCTGGTACCACGATCATGGGTTTTGGAATCATTAAGGTGATCAACAAGCAAATGCACTTTGTGCAAATGAACGAGTTGATGCTCAAAAAATATGATGACCCCTACACTAAGCTCAAGCTAATTTTTGAGCGTACCTTGGAACTTATCGATACCTATCATCCGGACGAGATTGCCATCGAAGCCCCTTTTTATGGAAAAAATGTACAGTCCATGCTCAAATTGGGCCGTGCGCAGGGCGTTGCCATGGCAGCAGGTCTTTCGAGACAGGTGCCGATTACCGAATACATGCCCAAGAAGATTAAAATGGCCATAACCGGAAACGGTAACGCCAGTAAGGAACAAGTGGCACGAATGCTTCAAAGTGTCCTAAAGTTAAAGTCACTCCCAAAAAATTTGGATAGTACAGATGGTCTGGCGGCGGCAGTTTGCCATTTCTACAACGAGGGCAGGGTAGAAGTTGGAAAAAGTTACACGGGATGGGAGGCTTTTATCAAACAAAATCCAAACAAAGTCAAAAAACAATGA
- a CDS encoding four helix bundle protein produces the protein MQKENPLLMKSYDFALATVRLYKTIVASKREYVLSKQMLRSGRSIGANISEANGAISTADFSSKISIAYKESLEVKY, from the coding sequence ATGCAAAAAGAGAACCCTTTATTGATGAAATCTTATGATTTCGCTTTGGCAACCGTTAGATTGTATAAGACCATTGTGGCTTCAAAACGAGAATATGTGCTGTCCAAACAAATGCTTCGGTCAGGGAGATCAATTGGTGCAAATATTAGTGAAGCAAACGGAGCTATCTCAACAGCTGATTTTTCATCCAAAATTTCAATAGCTTACAAGGAGAGTTTGGAAGTAAAATACTAG
- the hemW gene encoding radical SAM family heme chaperone HemW, which produces MSGIYIHIPFCKQACHYCDFHFSTQLGKREAMVKAIAQELQLRRPEMRGGIETIYFGGGTPSVLSNDEIEFLIKTVYDNYKVIDRPEITLEANPDDLSNNRIIELSKSPVNRLSIGIQSFFDEDLKLMNRAHNASEAEKCIKEATQYFDNITIDLIYGIPGMTNERWKTNIQKVLDFGLPHISSYALTVEPRTALQKFIEKGVVPNVDDEQAQEQFYILVDTLEAHGFVNYEISNFGKPDYFSKNNTAYWLGKSYLGVGPSAHSFNGKHRSWNIRNNPIYLKKIAEGVLPLEIETLSTPDRYNEFVMTGLRTIWGVDLEQVAADFGERYVQYLDQQAAKFLEQELLLIKDGKLLTTKKGKFLVDGIASDLFFVE; this is translated from the coding sequence ATGTCCGGTATTTATATCCACATTCCATTTTGCAAGCAAGCTTGCCATTACTGTGATTTCCATTTTTCCACACAATTGGGAAAAAGGGAGGCCATGGTAAAAGCTATTGCCCAAGAATTACAATTGCGAAGACCCGAGATGCGGGGAGGCATCGAGACCATCTATTTTGGAGGAGGAACCCCATCGGTGCTTTCCAATGACGAAATTGAGTTCCTGATTAAAACCGTTTACGACAATTACAAAGTAATTGATCGGCCCGAAATTACATTGGAAGCCAATCCTGATGATTTATCCAATAATCGAATCATCGAATTATCCAAAAGTCCCGTAAACCGCCTTAGCATCGGTATCCAATCTTTTTTTGATGAAGATTTAAAGCTGATGAACCGTGCCCACAATGCTTCTGAAGCAGAAAAATGCATTAAAGAGGCCACCCAGTATTTCGATAACATCACTATCGACCTTATTTACGGCATTCCTGGTATGACCAATGAACGATGGAAAACCAATATCCAAAAGGTCTTGGATTTTGGACTGCCCCATATTTCCAGTTATGCACTAACGGTAGAGCCTAGAACGGCGCTCCAAAAATTTATTGAAAAAGGCGTGGTTCCCAATGTGGACGACGAGCAGGCACAAGAACAATTTTATATTTTGGTGGATACCTTGGAAGCCCATGGGTTTGTGAACTACGAAATTTCCAATTTTGGGAAACCTGATTACTTCTCCAAGAACAACACGGCATACTGGTTGGGCAAATCGTATTTGGGTGTAGGGCCATCGGCACATTCTTTTAATGGCAAACATCGAAGTTGGAATATCCGCAACAACCCCATCTACCTTAAAAAAATAGCAGAGGGTGTCCTGCCATTGGAAATTGAGACCCTATCCACTCCCGATAGGTACAACGAATTTGTAATGACCGGCCTGCGCACCATTTGGGGTGTAGATTTGGAGCAGGTAGCTGCAGATTTTGGAGAGCGCTATGTGCAATACCTTGATCAACAAGCTGCAAAATTTCTTGAACAAGAATTACTACTTATCAAAGATGGTAAACTGCTCACGACCAAAAAGGGTAAGTTTTTGGTAGATGGGATTGCAAGCGATTTGTTTTTTGTGGAGTAG
- the tssD gene encoding type VI secretion system tube protein TssD: MNSILHFLGQEIDLFYIDTAYAKDLDRYKGIPVFYNQGGQLYFEFPYGESHGRLLERMLTIDYEVYELSYPVDDGKIVFYDSNGYILKTWKFKDAPIVNYKVTFDPNGMGLMVKMVISPAIQDYGCKVVRNWHVTPIEEETYQSPVVATEQEEKKPFRINIKANNHDIKEGIFGFDTIPDKNIVESDYEKLKKEYKPLSEKILSDEYIPNWLSIRKDQTVELELDWETKNKAKEYETVAFEENPDFTFEPKNLKDAKKVKITCKNNNETSAQLLIKADNELTVGALNIFYPKPKAIDLEWCFVEITGGSNSENDENDLKKLIDKTKLETLLKKGLNPALIDVNVPNNEATIVDISEHLENFKKYGFLKEHSKSGAYIERSKKGTVLQKIITTHKEDKNKLTVYFINQKCINEKDITEDGQFKAAGGISPTNTGIAFLVLDPAGHIKSENIIHEIMHALGLEHTFESKHKFKNTKTDNYMDYDNTKKHTYKWQWETIQQYAKLK; encoded by the coding sequence ATGAACTCAATTTTACACTTCTTAGGTCAAGAAATAGACCTTTTCTATATAGATACAGCCTATGCAAAAGACCTTGACAGATATAAGGGCATTCCTGTGTTTTATAATCAAGGGGGACAGCTTTATTTTGAATTTCCTTACGGGGAATCTCACGGAAGGCTTTTAGAACGCATGCTGACCATAGATTATGAAGTTTATGAACTAAGCTATCCTGTAGATGATGGAAAAATAGTTTTCTATGATTCCAATGGATACATTTTAAAAACATGGAAGTTTAAGGACGCACCTATCGTAAATTATAAAGTAACCTTTGACCCCAACGGAATGGGGTTAATGGTAAAAATGGTTATTTCCCCTGCCATACAGGACTATGGTTGTAAGGTTGTACGAAATTGGCACGTGACACCTATTGAGGAGGAGACCTACCAATCGCCTGTTGTTGCGACCGAACAGGAAGAAAAAAAACCTTTTCGCATAAACATTAAAGCAAATAATCATGATATTAAAGAAGGGATTTTTGGCTTTGACACCATACCTGATAAAAACATTGTAGAATCTGATTACGAAAAACTAAAAAAAGAATACAAACCACTTTCGGAAAAGATACTTAGTGATGAGTACATACCCAATTGGCTAAGTATTCGTAAAGACCAAACCGTTGAACTTGAGTTGGATTGGGAAACGAAAAACAAAGCAAAAGAATACGAAACCGTTGCGTTTGAAGAAAACCCGGATTTCACGTTTGAGCCCAAAAACTTAAAAGACGCCAAAAAAGTAAAGATAACTTGTAAGAACAACAATGAAACTTCTGCTCAACTTCTTATAAAAGCTGATAACGAACTAACCGTTGGGGCATTGAATATCTTTTACCCCAAACCAAAAGCCATCGACCTTGAATGGTGCTTTGTGGAAATTACAGGAGGAAGCAATAGTGAAAATGATGAAAACGATTTAAAAAAACTAATCGATAAAACCAAACTAGAAACGTTACTAAAAAAAGGCTTAAACCCTGCCTTAATCGATGTTAATGTACCCAATAATGAAGCTACCATAGTTGATATTAGTGAACATTTAGAGAATTTTAAAAAATATGGATTTTTAAAAGAGCATTCAAAATCGGGGGCTTACATAGAACGAAGTAAAAAAGGAACAGTACTTCAAAAAATAATTACAACACACAAAGAAGATAAAAACAAACTTACCGTCTATTTTATTAACCAAAAATGTATCAATGAAAAAGATATTACAGAAGATGGTCAATTTAAAGCTGCGGGTGGTATATCACCAACAAATACAGGAATAGCCTTTTTAGTATTAGACCCTGCTGGTCACATTAAATCAGAAAATATTATTCACGAAATAATGCACGCTTTAGGCTTAGAACACACCTTTGAGAGTAAACATAAATTTAAGAATACTAAGACCGACAATTATATGGACTATGATAATACTAAAAAACATACCTACAAATGGCAATGGGAAACTATTCAACAATACGCTAAATTAAAGTAA
- a CDS encoding FMN-dependent NADH-azoreductase, whose translation MNKVLIINASVRKERSHSRKLTELFKDNWKKKNPNDQFTYREVGLEEIPPINEKWIASAFLSPKERTNENQTGVELSNALIKEFKEHNVYVLGTPMYNWSIPSGLKSYIDQIMRINETWKFRSGKPDGDYVGLLENKKMFILSSRGDTGYGENEKNEHMNFQTTYLKFVFGIMGIKDISIISLDNEEFGGEIFENSKKEIYQKIQNIL comes from the coding sequence ATGAACAAGGTATTGATCATCAACGCAAGTGTAAGAAAGGAAAGGTCGCACAGCCGAAAACTAACAGAGCTTTTTAAGGATAACTGGAAAAAGAAAAATCCCAACGACCAATTTACTTATCGGGAAGTGGGCTTGGAGGAAATTCCGCCCATAAATGAAAAATGGATCGCCAGTGCATTTTTAAGCCCCAAGGAAAGGACAAACGAAAATCAGACGGGGGTTGAACTCAGTAATGCATTGATCAAAGAATTTAAGGAACATAATGTATATGTTTTGGGAACACCCATGTACAATTGGTCCATTCCGAGCGGACTAAAATCCTACATTGACCAAATCATGAGAATTAACGAGACTTGGAAATTCCGTTCGGGCAAGCCAGACGGGGATTATGTTGGGTTGCTAGAGAACAAAAAAATGTTCATCCTATCAAGTCGAGGGGATACGGGTTATGGAGAGAACGAGAAAAACGAGCATATGAATTTCCAAACAACCTACTTGAAATTTGTTTTCGGGATTATGGGAATAAAGGACATTTCCATAATTTCTTTGGACAATGAAGAGTTTGGTGGAGAAATATTCGAGAACTCCAAAAAAGAAATCTACCAAAAGATCCAGAATATTTTATAA